From the Candidatus Eremiobacterota bacterium genome, one window contains:
- the treZ gene encoding malto-oligosyltrehalose trehalohydrolase, translated as MPFGAELRDDGVAFRLWAPSPQSASVVVDGVERAMEPRAGGWFERELREARAGTHYAFAFPGLEPRVPDPASRFQPDGVHGPSEVIDPRAYTWRETGWRGRPWHETVLYELHVGTFTPEGTYAAAAERLDALVELGVTAVELMPLAQPAGARNWGYDGVLPFAPQWAYGRPDDLKAFVDAAHARGLSVLLDVVYNHFGPEGNYLGAYAEAVFTERHHTPWGAAINVDGEHAQTVRELLVQNALYWLREYRFDGLRLDAVHEIRDDSARPFLDELAARVRAEVEPGRHVHLVLENDSNDARLLERYDAQWNDDAHHALHVLTTGERDGYYRDFAREPAKLLARALAEGFAYQGEPSEHRGGAPRGTPSAALPTTAFVDFLQNHDQIGNRAFGERITALAPQDAVCAATAVVLLAPSVPLLFMGEEWGATTPFLFFSDFGADLAQSVTAGRRREFAAWPAFADPARRARIPDPQNEATLHASALRWAEREAPEHAATLAFHRELLALRSGVLVPRLANGAHGEGYQLLEGTAFRVKWRLGDESRLGLVANLGAAPASVSYALAGVRIFALGEVPARADRTLLPPWSVGWFLES; from the coding sequence ATGCCCTTCGGCGCGGAGCTGCGCGACGACGGCGTGGCGTTCCGGCTCTGGGCGCCCTCGCCGCAAAGCGCGTCGGTCGTGGTCGACGGCGTCGAGCGCGCAATGGAGCCGCGCGCCGGCGGCTGGTTCGAGCGCGAGCTGCGCGAGGCGCGCGCGGGGACGCATTACGCGTTCGCGTTCCCCGGCCTGGAACCGCGCGTCCCCGATCCGGCCTCGCGCTTTCAACCCGACGGCGTGCACGGCCCGAGCGAGGTGATCGACCCGCGCGCGTACACCTGGCGCGAAACGGGTTGGCGCGGCCGTCCGTGGCACGAGACGGTGCTCTACGAACTGCACGTCGGCACGTTCACCCCGGAGGGAACGTACGCGGCCGCCGCAGAGCGGCTCGACGCGCTGGTCGAGCTGGGCGTGACCGCGGTCGAGCTGATGCCGCTGGCCCAGCCGGCCGGCGCGCGCAACTGGGGTTACGACGGCGTGCTGCCGTTCGCGCCGCAGTGGGCCTACGGCCGGCCCGACGACTTGAAGGCGTTCGTCGACGCGGCGCACGCGCGCGGGCTCTCGGTCTTGCTCGACGTGGTCTACAACCACTTCGGCCCTGAAGGGAACTATCTCGGCGCGTACGCCGAAGCGGTGTTCACGGAGCGGCATCACACGCCGTGGGGCGCGGCGATCAACGTCGACGGCGAGCACGCGCAGACCGTGCGCGAGCTGCTGGTGCAGAACGCGCTGTACTGGCTGCGCGAGTACCGTTTCGACGGCTTGCGGCTCGACGCGGTCCACGAGATCCGCGACGACTCGGCGCGCCCGTTTCTCGACGAGCTCGCCGCGCGCGTGCGCGCCGAGGTCGAGCCCGGCCGCCACGTCCACCTCGTGCTCGAGAACGACTCCAACGACGCGCGGCTGCTCGAGCGCTACGACGCGCAGTGGAACGACGACGCGCACCACGCGCTCCACGTCCTCACGACCGGCGAACGAGACGGCTACTACCGCGACTTCGCACGCGAGCCGGCGAAGCTGCTGGCGCGCGCGCTCGCCGAAGGGTTCGCGTACCAAGGTGAACCGTCGGAGCACCGCGGCGGCGCGCCGCGCGGCACGCCCAGCGCGGCGCTTCCCACGACCGCGTTCGTGGACTTCCTGCAGAACCACGACCAGATCGGCAACCGCGCGTTCGGCGAGCGCATCACGGCGCTCGCGCCGCAGGACGCGGTGTGCGCGGCGACGGCGGTCGTGCTGCTGGCGCCGTCGGTCCCGCTGCTGTTCATGGGCGAGGAGTGGGGCGCGACGACGCCGTTTCTCTTCTTCTCGGACTTCGGCGCCGATTTGGCGCAGTCGGTCACCGCAGGACGGCGCCGCGAGTTCGCCGCCTGGCCGGCGTTCGCCGATCCGGCGCGCCGCGCCCGCATCCCCGACCCGCAGAACGAGGCGACGCTGCACGCCTCGGCGCTGCGCTGGGCCGAGCGCGAAGCGCCGGAGCACGCGGCGACGCTTGCGTTTCACCGCGAGCTGCTCGCGCTGCGCAGCGGCGTGCTCGTCCCGCGGCTCGCGAACGGCGCGCACGGCGAGGGTTATCAGCTGCTGGAAGGGACCGCGTTTCGCGTGAAGTGGCGGCTCGGCGACGAGTCGCGGCTCGGCCTCGTCGCGAACCTCGGCGCCGCGCCGGCGAGCGTTTCGTATGCCCTCGCCGGCGTGCGCATCTTCGCGCTCGGCGAAGTGCCCGCGCGCGCCGACCGCACGCTGCTCCCGCCGTGGAGCGTCGGCTGGTTTCTCGAAT